One Fusarium poae strain DAOMC 252244 chromosome 4, whole genome shotgun sequence DNA window includes the following coding sequences:
- a CDS encoding hypothetical protein (BUSCO:27192at5125), with protein MSNDPPTVFPWECRDKEDQAKDDFTHPHRRVNQSLADENMRLKRILRENGISWSSVSLNHIQQSNPLKRKTRSSMPNQAPYLPMEVILRILKFAMKSPTPIVDPLSPLTPENLTDKEKVQGNQIAINFLATCKALHVEGTRFLWEYNQFTFTSPRAVRIFADLPEKFRRGITHVNFRIIARYYDDQPARRHKLDRCYHSDLKKDHHLKVQQRSSESPLVRGGFRCYTWNQVVDFLEGLRAPFDPSYRNRKLPRPKMLPSLVSLRLDLVNFSDTLLPFSGAELHDICSHEFGCTLNELQVTGMPFDDTGLKASVEMSGMLKDEGLYLDGPASYMARSKYLQRLRGKKWCARVIRAWKPDDDEDSDDDEDTFHSHSRATKLGVLPPAPSEEGHPSSDRDEDSVIWKRVPISRDVEKREWIQFSRSSGYEIGGVDWDDEEEGICPCCGDSHSGTSILEYLMDEE; from the exons ATGTCAAACGACCCGCCG ACCGTGTTCCCTTGGGAATGCAGAGATAAGGAAGACCAGGCAAAGGACGATTTCACTCATCCCCACCGCCGTGTCAACCAGTCTCTTGCTGATGAGAACATGAGATTGAAACGCATTTTACGCGAAAATGGCATTTCCTGGTCCTCTGTGTCTCTGAATCACATACAGCAATCCAACCCCCTCAAGCGCAAGACCCGATCTTCTATGCCCAATCAAGCTCCTTACCTCCCTATGGAAGTTATCCTCCGGATCCTCAAGTTCGCCATGAAATCGCCCACCCCGATCGTGGACCCTTTGTCCCCCCTCACACCCGAGAACTTGACAGATAAAGAGAAGGTGCAGGGTAATCAAATTGCCATCAATTTCCTAGCTACCTGCAAAGCTCTTCATGTCGAAGGTACTCGGTTTCTGTGGGAGTATAACCAATTCACTTTCACTTCTCCTCGAGCTGTGCGTATCTTTGCCGACCTTCCTGAAAAATTTCGTCGGGGCATCACTCATGTCAACTTCCGTATCATCGCACGATACTATGATGACCAACCAGCTCGTCGACACAAACTGGACCGCTGCTATCATTCCGATCTGAAGAAGGACCATCACTTGAAGGTTCAGCAGCGTTCTAGCGAATCTCCTCTCGTTCGTGGGGGTTTCCGGTGCTACACTTGGAACCAGGTTGTCGACTTCCTCGAGGGACTTCGTGCACCCTTCGATCCGAGTTACCGAAACAGGAAGCTGCCGCGACCAAAAATGCTCCCATCTCTGGTCTCCCTCCGACTCGACCTTGTCAATTTTTCTGACACGCTCCTTCCTTTCAGTGGCGCTGAGTTGCATGACATTTGCTCTCACGAGTTTGGCTGCACCCTCAATGAACTTCAAGTCACGGGCATGCCATTTGACGATACTGGCCTGAAGGCCTCGGTGGAAATGAGTGGAATGCTTAAAGACGAAGGTTTGTATCTTGACGGCCCAGCTTCGTACATGGCCCGCTCCAAGTATCTTCAACGCCTCCGAGGGAAGAAATGGTGCGCTAGGGTGATAAGAGCTTGGAAGCccgatgacgatgaagacagcgatgacgatgaggacaCATTTCACAGCCACTCACGTGCTACTAAGCTTGGAGTCTTGCCTCCTGCGCCGAGTGAAGAAGGGCACCCATCCTCAGACCGCGATGAGGATTCTGTCATCTGGAAACGAGTTCCTATCTCTCGAGACGTCGAGAAGCGCGAATGGATCCAATTCTCGCGTTCTAGCGGATACGAAATTGGCGGCGTCGACTgggacgatgaagaagagggcaTATGCCCCTGCTGCGGAGACTCCCACTCGGGCACATCTATCCTGGAGTATTTGATGGATGAAGAGTAG
- a CDS encoding hypothetical protein (BUSCO:53605at5125) produces the protein MSDSKKEGAYGGTPSGDTDFRKTWDLEEYAAKGKEREAKEKEEGKARYEAKLAGKKYYKPLTGDETYTSARRHVIDFTQQIGKTQLVPGGAGVGKRGRGAGQYCEACDLTFKDNRQYIEHITTPQHLMNTGQTMNVKRATAEEVHERIEAYIRRKEELEKEKQTSLHERLQLREEEAEKEAEERRKKRRDEMERKRLKQEEATKVKTEYGEDVRIEGEHDEDDMMASMGFTGFGTSKK, from the coding sequence ATGTCCGATTCAAAGAAAGAAGGCGCCTACGGCGGCACACCATCAGGCGATACCGACTTCCGCAAAACATGGGATCTCGAAGAATATGCCGCCAAGGGCAAGGAACGCGaagcaaaggagaaggaagagggcAAGGCGCGTTACGAAGCTAAGCTCGCGGGCAAGAAATACTACAAGCCTTTGACCGGCGACGAAACATACACATCCGCAAGACGCCATGTAATAGATTTTACACAGCAGATTGGAAAGACGCAGCTCGTCCCAGGGGGCGCAGGCGTGGGCAAGCGTGGTCGCGGAGCCGGTCAATACTGTGAGGCTTGTGACCTCACGTTCAAGGACAACAGGCAATACATCGAACATATCACTACACCACAACATTTGATGAACACGGGTCAAACGATGAATGTTAAGCGTGCGACTGCGGAGGAAGTCCATGAACGTATCGAAGCATATATCAGACGAAAAGAGGAactcgagaaggagaagcagACCAGTCTGCACGAGCGACTACAATtacgagaagaagaggccgaAAAGGAGGCAGAGGAGCGgcggaagaagaggagagacGAGATGGAGAGGAAAAGGCTCAAGCAGGAGGAGGCAACCAAGGTGAAGACTGAGTACGGAGAAGACGTGCGCATCGAAGGTGAgcatgacgaggatgacatGATGGCTTCGATGGGCTTTACTGGATTCGGAACGTCAAAGAAGTGA
- the DPH5 gene encoding diphthine synthase (BUSCO:36868at5125), with amino-acid sequence MLYLVGLGLSDETDITVKGLEVVKKASRVYLEAYTSILLVEQSVLESYYGRSIMVADREMVESNSDEILRNAQNEDVAFLVVGDPFGATTHTDLVLRARELEIPVRTVPNASIMSGIGACGLQLYNFGQTVSMVFFTDTWKPASFYDRIKENRQIGLHTLVLVDIKVKEQSLENMARGRLVYEPPRYMTVGQCAQQMLEIEEERKEGVYTKDSLAIGAARVGGKTEKFVAGTLEELCSTDEELGPPLHSLVLLGRRTHELELDYVRQFAVDKEKWDKLWNAEYGKQL; translated from the exons ATGTTGTACCTCGTGGGTCTTGGTCTTTCAGACGAGACAGATATCACTGTCAAGGGTCTAGAAGTTGTCAAGAAGGCTTCCAGGGTTTATCTCGAAGCCTACACTAGCATTCTGCTGGTTGAGCAATCCGTCTTG GAATCCTACTATGGGCGCTCTATTATGGTAGCTGACCGTGAGATGGTCGAATCAAACAGCGACGAGATCCTCCGAAACGCGCAGAACGAGGATGTCGCATTCCTTGTCGTTGGCGATCCTTTCGG TGCGACGACACATACAGACCTCGTCCTTCGTGCCCGAGAACTCGAAATCCCCGTCCGAACAGTTCCCAATGCCTCCATCATGTCCGGTATTGGTGCCTGCGGTCTTCAGCTCTACAACTTTGGTCAGACCGTGTCCATGGTTTTCTTTACAGACACTTGGAAGCCCGCATCCTTCTATGACCGCATAAAGGAGAACCGACAGATTGGCCTTCATACATTGGTTCTGGTGGatatcaaggtcaaggagcaAAGTCTCGAGAACATGGCTCGTGGTCGTCTCGTCTACGAGCCCCCTCGTTACATGACCGTGGGCCAATGTGCTCAGCAAATGCTTGAAATTGAGGAGGAACGTAAGGAGGGTGTATACACTAAAGACAGCCTTGCCATTGGTGCTGCTCGTGTAGGAGGCAAGACAGAGAAATTCGTGGCTGGTACGCTAGAAGAACTCTGCTCTACTgatgaggagcttggcccCCCTCTTCacagtcttgttcttcttggacGAAGAACACACGAGCTGGAGCTCGACTACGTGCGACAGTTTGCTGTTGACAAGGAGAAGTGGGACAAGCTATGGAACGCCGAGTATGGAAAACAACTTTGA
- a CDS encoding hypothetical protein (SECRETED:SignalP(1-19)), giving the protein MFSLKTLFASAAMAYLATAKTIKITATSDDKFDPEEVEAEKGDVLEFHFEPKNHSVVAGDYRYPCSPLDLGSGFFSGFLPTDSGSADKVFQVTVNDTDPTPFYSSQGKECASGMVGIINPDKNKTLSDYKERASELSSGVNPGRKAFGGELVDSDDADADDSDDKDSGKSSGSKDDDDNAAGTLGAPFAGVVAAIGLAYIMA; this is encoded by the exons ATGTTTTCTCTCAAGACTCTGTTCGCCTCGGCTGCTATGGCTTACCTCGCCACCGCCAAGACCATCAAGATCACTGCCACCAGCGACGACAAGTTCGACCCTGAGGaggttgaggctgagaagggTGATGTTCTCGAATTTCACTTTGAGCCCAAGAACCACAGTGTCGTTGCTGGTGACTACCGTTACCCTTGCTCTCCCCTTGATCTCGGCAGTGGCTTCTTCTCTGGTTTCCTTCCCACCGATTCTGGATCTGCC GACAAGGTTTTCCAAGTCACAGTCAACGACACCGACCCTACTCCTTTCTACTCTTCTCAAGGCAAGGAGTGCGCTTCTGGCATGGTCGGCATCATCAACCctgacaagaacaagactctCTCCGACTACAAGGAGCGCGCTTCCGAGCTGAGCTCCGGTGTTAACCCTGGCAGGAAAGCATTTGGTGGCGAGCTTGTCGACTCTGATGATGCCGACGCAGATGATAGTGACGACAAGGACTCTGGCAAGTCCTCGGGCAgcaaggacgacgacgacaacgcAGCTGGTACTCTCGGAGCTCCCTTCGctggtgttgttgctgccATTGGTCTTGCCTACATCATGGCTTAA
- the BLI3 gene encoding BLI-3 blue-light-inducible Bli-3 protein (BUSCO:51624at5125), translating into MSFSNANTGDAPADPYKKANAEDVPLQTKIEDLVHFITKEKFGMMTTRGSESGNLVSRCMALAATETGGIDLLFHTNTESGKTDDLDADPHVNISFINASGEWASIAGNASISTDRSLVAKHYSPTLKAWLGDLGDGVHDGSENDPRIGVIRVKAVSSTYSLVSKNLLSRVADIASSTVTGKPASPNTLREISEGDVRSWRASRE; encoded by the exons ATGTCTTTCTCCAACGCAAACACTGGTGATGCCCCTGCCGACCCTTACAAGAAGGCCAACGCCGAGGATGTTCCCCTCCAGACCAAGATTGAGGATCTTGTCCACTTCATCACCAAGGAAAAGTTTGGCATGATGACTACCCGCGGTTCTGAATCCGGCAACCTTGTCTCACGTTGCATGGCTCTGGCTGCCACC GAGACCGGAGGCATTGACCTTCTCTTCCACACCAACACCGAGTCTGGCAAGACCGACGACCTCGATGCTGATCCTCACGTCAACATTTCCTTCATCAACGCCTCTGGAGAGTGGGCTTCTATCGCTGGAAACGCCAGTATCAGCACAGATCGCAGTCTCGTTGCTAAGCACTACAGCCCAACCCTCAAGGCTTGGCTCGGTGACCTCGGTGATGGTGTCCACGATGGATCTGAAAATGATCCCCGCATTGGAGTCATCCGTGTCAAGGCCGTTTCTTCAACATACTCGCTCGTTTCAAAGAACTTGCTCAGCCGAGTTGCTGACATTGCGTCCAGCACTGTCACTGGCAAGCCTGCCTCCCCCAACACCTTGAGGGAGATTTCGGAGGGAGACGTGCGCTCGTGGAGAGCTTCGCGGGAGTAA
- a CDS encoding hypothetical protein (TransMembrane:1 (o259-279i)): MHLQHLRVHRRADGLFGFGNIAHEIDVSADASKRDVEKREPQAVRTVFKTIEATFEGAIGGYKTVGNEPEPTGSSKDDDEDEDDDKEEEKKKEAEEKKKEEAAEKEKEAEEAKEKAQEAKEKAQEDAKKKAVQEKEEEEKEKEEAKKEQEEAAKKKAAEEAKSRSEAKNDTAAKESSTIKPTRTRAQVTSSNEPSSIPTVISNPAESQSIESILAKATGAASASTTIDEVADISGTSALPSSTSVPDATGTSAGTKAGIAFGVLGGLLAMGLLIFFVFTKRRKQAEMERLENDDEKLHGPMVGRGGAAPPMAAAAAVRRSMSPEPFEPDTSSVRADAQAPRVSLRPVTQFLPNWNGIENQKRSSKGAALALAAPASTSPSTANGPLSPRTPGGSAWERPSTAQSVDPANPFGTQAERVPSPVQEETASALRASPSPMSESSAIAVSAPVSPQSPFENPATDSGAAVAAGAGAAAVARKTSIRKDGPPQLDLTIPQAPMAAIPGSPAGTDYSNTSTTGGAPESPSAGAAAIAAAGGPATSAVHRVQLDFKPTMDDELELNAGDLVRLLHEYDDGWALCIRLDRSRQGVVPRTCLSTRPVKPRPAQNGPRPGPPVKGGPPRGPGPMGPNGGRPQSPMGPPGRPQMGPGPFQGPPQGRSMSPGPRSQSPGPRNGPPGGRPMSPGPRSQSPAGGRSQSPSGVNRRNNPPGPSPMNPSQGPTTSGSLNRKPVPGQAY; this comes from the exons ATGCATCTTCAGCACTTACGTGTGCACCGAAGAGCCGACGGGCTTTTCGGATTTGGCAACATTGCCCACGAAATTGATGTTTCTGCCGATGCCTCGAAACGTGATGTTGAGAAGCGAGAACCTC AAGCAGTGAGGACCGTCTTCAAGACTATTGAGGCGACATTTGAAGGGGCCATTGGCGGATACAAGACAGTCGGCAACGAGCCTGAACCTACAGGCTCTTCaaaggacgacgacgaagacgaagacgacgacaaggaagaagaaaagaagaaagaggctgaagagaagaagaaggaggaagcggctgaaaaggaaaaggaagccGAAGAAGCTAAAGAGAAGGCTCAAGAGGCTAAGGAAAAGGCCCAAGAAGACGCCAAGAAGAAAGCCGTtcaagagaaggaggaggaagagaaagaaaaggaggagGCGAAGAAGGAACAAGAAGAGGCTGCCAAGAAAAAGGCTGCTGAAGAGGCCAAGTCTCGTAGTGAGGCCAAAAACGACACAGCCGCAAAGGAGAGCTCAACGATTAAGCCCACCAGAACTCGCGCTCAAGTCACCAGCAGCAACGAACCTTCATCTATTCCTACTGTCATCAGTAACCCAGCCGAGTCTCAGTCAATCGAATCCATCCTGGCCAAGGCAACGGGCGCCGCTTCTGCTTCAACAACCATTGATGAGGTCGCCGACATTTCTGGAACTTCAGCTCTTCCCAGTTCCACTTCTGTCCCTGATGCCACCGGCACCAGCGCAGGAACCAAGGCTGGAATTGCTTTTGGTGTTCTAGGCGGACTGCTCGCCATGGGATTGTTGATCTTCTTTGTCTTCACCAAGCGCCGCAAGCAGGCTGAGATGGAACGACTCGAGAACGATGATGAAAAGCTTCATGGTCCAATGGTTGGTCGTGGTGGCGCGGCTCCCCCTATGGCTGCCGCTGCTGCCGTGCGTCGATCCATGAGCCCTGAACCCTTTGAGCCTGACACCTCATCCGTCCGCGCAGATGCGCAAGCTCCTCGCGTCAGCCTCCGACCCGTCACTCAATTCCTCCCCAACTGGAACGGTATCGAAAACCAAAAGCGCTCAAGCAAAGGCGCTGCCTTGGCTCTTGCTGCACCTGCTTCTACTTCTCCGTCAACCGCTAATGGACCTTTGTCACCACGAACTCCCGGTGGTAGTGCTTGGGAGCGACCTTCGACAGCTCAGAGCGTCGATCCGGCGAATCCCTTTGGCACACAGGCTGAGCGTGTCCCTTCGCCTGTTCAAGAGGAAACTGCTTCTGCCCTCCGCGCCTCTCCCAGTCCAATGTCCGAAAGCTCGGCCATCGCTGTCTCGGCCCCTGTCTCACCTCAATCGCCCTTTGAAAATCCCGCCACAGACAGTGGAGCTGCAGTTGCTgccggagctggagctgcCGCAGTCGCCCGTAAGACGTCGATACGCAAGGATGGCCCCCCTCAACTTGATCTGACAATTCCTCAAGCCCCTATGGCAGCCATCCCTGGCAGCCCTGCCGGTACTGACTACAGTAACACTTCCACTACAGGTGGCGCTCCTGAGAGTCCTTCTGCTGGCGCGGCCGCCATTGCCGCTGCTGGAGGACCTGCCACCTCGGCTGTTCACCGCGTGCAGCTTGACTTCAAGCCTACTATGGATGATGAACTAGAACTGAATGCTGGCGATCTTGTCCGACTCCTTCACGAATACGATGATGGCTGG GCGCTCTGCATCCGACTTGACCGTTCTCGACAAGGTGTTGTTCCTCGAACTTGTCTATCAACTCGCCCTGTGAAGCCCCGTCCTGCTCAAAACGGTCCTCGGCCAGGCCCTCCTGTCAAAGGCGGTCCTCCTCGAGGACCCGGACCTATGGGACCTAACGGCGGACGCCCTCAATCACCCATGGGACCCCCAGGCCGCCCTCAAATGGGCCCTGGACCCTTCCAAGGCCCTCCCCAAGGCCGTTCCATGAGCCCTGGACCTCGATCGCAGTCGCCTGGTCCCCGTAATGGACCACCGGGTGGCAGGCCGATGAGCCCTGGACCTCGCTCTCAGTCGCCCGCTGGTGGACGTTCGCAAAGTCCCAGTGGAGTGAACCGAAGAAACAACCCTCCTGGACCTAGCCCAATGAATCCTTCTCAAGGGCCAACTACCTCAGGCTCACTCAACAGAAAGCCCGTCCCTGGCCAGGCTTATTAA
- a CDS encoding hypothetical protein (BUSCO:50164at5125), with the protein MAASSAPAASLLKRQLKEMQAGKDLPGISCGLVNDDNIFEWEVMLMISDDCKYYGGGNFRARLSFPPSYPHMPPSLTFQEPIPFHPNIYENGNLCISILHPPEDDEYGYEDASERWSPVQTPESILISTISLFHSPNDESPANVEAARMFREEREGKHKDFRRRCRKCVRESLGED; encoded by the exons ATGGCTGCGAGTTCTGCGCCTGCGGCTTCGTTGCTGAAGCGACAGCTCAAAGAGATGCAGGCGGGTAAAGATCTTCCTGGAATCTCATGCGGCCTCGTCAACGACGATAATATCTTTGAGTGGGAAGTGATGCTCATGATTAGCGACGACTGTAAATACTATGGCG GAGGAAACTTCCGTGCCCGTCTATCATTCCCACCGAGCTATCCGCATATGCCTCCCTCTCTCACCTTCCAGGAGCCAATCCCCTTTCACCCCAACATCTACGAAAACGGAAACCTCTGCATCTCTATCCTGCACCCACCCGAGGACGACGAGTACGGCTACGAGGATGCATCTGAGCGCTGGAGTCCTGTCCAGACACCTGAAAGCATCTTGATCAGCACCATCAGCCTCTTCCACAGCCCCAACGACGAGAGCCCTGCCAACGTAGAGGCTGCACGTATGTTCCGTGAGGAGAGGGAGGGCAAGCATAAGGATTTTCGAAGACGATGCAGAAAATGCGTAAGGGAGAGCCTGGGAGAGGATTAA
- a CDS encoding hypothetical protein (TransMembrane:1 (o6-30i)~BUSCO:20180at5125~CAZy:GT33): MSTVFFVSVIAGGISCIVLVWLLNGLVGLIPTRYQPAEKPEDDHIQVLVVGDVGRSPRMQYHAMSVAKHGRKVDIVGYKETSRHPDLIGNPRVTMYALPPQPEVLRWGTLPFFLNIPLKVVWQFWGLFRTLMYDAPAAKWIIIQNPPSIPTFHVALMVSLLRGSKLVVDWHNYGYTILAQNKWYYKPLVPIYRWYETGFGRYLGDVNLAVTDAMARQLKAKPFNVKRSVYTLHDRPAEVFQPILSTKERHAFLSRLGETKSVAKDIVEGAVRLIVSSTSWTPDEDFGLLLDALVSYASTAEAAPILAIITGKGPQKEHYLERIQALQDEGKLPGIRILTAWLSTRDYASLLASADLGISLHKSSSGVDLPMKVVDMFGAGLPVAAYSAFESFSELVKEGQNGCGFETSSELADILTRLLSFLGHEELSRLKKGAVSEGALRWDHEWDRVVGKVIGLVGQEST; the protein is encoded by the exons ATGTCAACCGTATTCTTTGTTTCCGTCATCGCAGGCGGTATTAGCTGTATCGTCCTTGTATGGCTGCTCAATGGTCTCGTCGGCTTAATACCAACTCGCTACCAACCAGCTGAGAAGCCTGAGGATGACCACATCCAAGTCCTCGTCGTCGGCGATGTTGGCCGCAGTCCTCGCATGCAATATCATGCCATGAGTGTCGCTAAACATGGGCGAAAAGTTGATATTGTCGGTTACAAAG AAACCTCAAGACATCCTGATCTCATTGGAAACCCGCGAGTCACCATGTATGCGCTCCCGCCGCAACCAGAAGTGCTTCGCTGGGGAACTTTGCCATTCTTTCTTAACATTCCTCTCAAGGTTGTCTGGCAGTTCTGGGGTTTGTTCCGTACCTTGATGTACGATGCCCCTGCTGCGAAATGGATAATCATTCAA AATCCTCCCTCTATTCCCACATTTCATGTTGCACTGATGGTTTCTCTCCTTCGTGGCAGCAAGCTTGTAGTAGATTGGCACAACTACGGTTACACCATTCTGGCACAGAACAAATGGTATTATAAGCCGCTTGTTCCTATCTATCGCTGGTACGAAACTGGTTTCGGACGCTATTTGGGAGATGTCAACCTTGCCGTCACCGATGCCATGGCTCGTCAACTCAAGGCCAAGCCTTTTAACGTGAAGCGTTCTGTCTACACGCTTCATGACCGACCTGCCGAGGTTTTTCAACCTATCCTTTCAACAAAGGAGCGTCACGCGTTCTTGTCTCGGCTTGGAGAAACGAAATCGGTTGCGAAAGATATCGTCGAGGGTGCAGTACGTCTCATTGTTAGCAGCACCTCATGGACGCCAGATGAGGACtttggccttcttctcgatgCGCTTGTATCTTATGCCAGCACCGCAGAGGCCGCACCCATCCTTGCCATCATCACGGGGAAGGGACCACAGAAGGAACATTACCTGGAACGAATCCAGGCGCTCCAGGACGAGGGCAAATTGCCTGGCATTCGCATCTTAACAGCATGGCTATCCACCAGAGACTACGCTTCACTGCTTGCTTCAGCAGATCTAGGAATTTCATTGCACAAGTCTAGTTCAGGCGTCGATCTCCCTATGAAAGTGGTGGACATGTTTGGCGCGGGCCTTCCTGTTGCAGCCTACTCAGCCTTTGAAAGCTTCAGCGAACTCGTCAAGGAGGGGCAGAACGGGTGTGGTTTCGAGACTTCGTCCGAGTTGGCCGATATCCTTACACGCTTATTGAGCTTCTTAGGACACGAAGAGCTATCCCGGCTGAAGAAAGGTGCTGTTAGCGAAGGCGCCTTAAGATGGGATCATGAATGGGATCGTGTAGTTGGGAAGGTCATTGGGCTCGTTGGCCAAGAGAGCACCTAG
- a CDS encoding hypothetical protein (BUSCO:19924at5125), which yields MATVVDAEPIHGGGPIPEYDRRVAAGRLRNDEHQRGIIQNFQNLYHELEQYDAPPVEHPTIESLKPPKKSIFSSLFGSSGKKSAIGSISSDLPKGLYLHGDVGCGKTMLMDLLYDTLPPSVKSKSRIHFNNFMQDVHKRLHKFKMEHGNDIDGVPYVAADIAQQGNVLCFDEFQCTDVADAMILRRLLESLMANGVVLVTTSNRRPDELYKNGVQRESFIPAIELLKNRLHVINLDSPTDYRKIPRPPSDVYHTSLDSHAQAHAEKWFRFLGDPEQPEPRPEIQKVWGREIYVPRVSGRAAWFTFDELIRQPKSAADFIELVRSYEAFIVTDIPGMTHQQRDLARRFITFIDVVYEGNAKLVLTTEKPLSELFVSRDEIAESLMKQGVKGADAEKAADSHDLVRNVEKLKDSNLFAGTEEAFAFARALSRLRHMESKEWVERGMGLEARGGQPDKDNWIKARSKQMEDSM from the exons ATGGCCACAGTAGTCGACGCTGAGCCTATCCATGGCGGAGGTCCAATTCCAGAGTACGACAGAAGGGTTGCAGCGGGAAGGTTACGGAATGACGAACACCAAAGAG GGATTATTCAAAACTTCCAAAACCTGTATCATGAATTGGAACAATATGACGCCCCTCCTGTCGAGCATCCCACTATAGAATCCCTCAAGCCCCCCAAGAAATCCATATTCTCGTCCCTCTTTGGCTCGAGTGGCAAGAAATCCGCCATTGGGTCGATTTCTAGCGACCTCCCTAAAGGCTTGTATCTTCATGGCGACGTTGGCTGCGGCAAGACCATGTTGATGGACCTCTTATACGACACTTTGCCCCCGTCCGTCAAATCAAAGAGTCGCATCCATTTCAACAACTTCATGCAAGATGTACACAAACGACTGCACAAGTTTAAGATGGAGCATGGAAATGATATCGATGGCGTGCCCTATGTCGCAGCCGATATTGCTCAACAGGGAAATGTCCTCTGCTTCGATGAGTTTCAATGCACTGATGTCGCGGATGCCATGATTTTGAGAAG ATTACTTGAGTCTCTCATGGCAAACGGTGTAGTGCTCGTGACGACGTCCAACAGACGTCCCGACGAACTGTACAAGAACGGTGTTCAACGAGAGTCTTTTATCCCTGCCATCGAACTTCTCAAAAACCGCCTGCATGTTATCAACCTAGATTCTCCCACAGACTACCGAAAGATTCCCCGGCCGCCATCTGATGTATACCACACGTCGCTCGACAGCCACGCCCAAGCACACGCCGAGAAATGGTTCCGATTCCTCGGCGACCCCGAGCAGCCAGAGCCTCGACCCGAGATCCAGAAAGTATGGGGCCGCGAAATTTATGTTCCCCGAGTCAGTGGCCGTGCAGCATGGTTCACCTTTGACGAGCTGATCCGACAACCAAAGTCCGCTGCTGACTTCATCGAACTTGTCCGCTCTTACGAGGCATTCATCGTCACTGATATCCCTGGCATGACTCACCAGCAACGAGATCTTGCGCGTCGATTCATCACATTTATCGACGTTGTATACGAGGGCAATGCCAAGCTTGTCTTGACGACTGAAAAGCCTCTGTCTGAGCTATTCGTTTCTCGCGACGAGATTGCCGAAAGCTTGATGAAGCAAGGTGTGAAGGGCGCTGACGCCGAGAAAGCTGCCGATAGTCATGACTTGGTGCGCAACGTCGAAAAACTCAAGGATTCAAATCTTTTTGCCGGTACAGAGGAAGCTTTTGCATTCGCTCGAGCTCTCAGTCGACTGCGGCACATGGAGAGTAAGGAATGGGTTGAGAGAGGGATGGGTCTTGAGGCTCGGGGTGGACAGCCAGATAAGGATAATTGGATCAAGGCCAGAAGTAAGCAGATGGAGGACTCCATGTGA